The sequence below is a genomic window from bacterium 336/3.
TCATTATTTGTTCCAAGCATTGAAATATGTACTTCAGGTTGGAATATTTTTTCTAAAAGCTCCTGAGTCATACCTACACCAGTATCTTTGATAGTAAACATCATCATATTTTTGCCTCTTGGTTTTGCAAAAATCTCGACTGTTCCGCCTTCATGTGTAAACTTAATGGCATTGGAAAGTAAATTGCGAAGGGTAAAATTAATCATGTCTTTATCACCAATAACAGTAACATCTTGCTGACGAACATGATTGATGATTTTAATATTTTTACTTTGAGCCATTTGCGAATGATATGCCAAAACTTGTTCCAGCATCTTACTGATATTGAATTGATTAGGATTGTATGCCAAATCCCCTGTTTGAGCTTGCGACCATTGCACAAGAGAATTCATCAGAACAGTAATTTTATCAAAGGATAGATACATATCACTGGCTACTCCTGCAAGTTCTGTTGGGGTAAAAGTATCAGGGTGATGTTGCATCAAACTCAGAAAACCCTTCAAAGAGTTAAGAGGACTCTTTAAATCTTGTGTAATAATGGTGAATAAAGTATCTTTTAGTAATAAAAATTTTTCTAATCTCTTCTCTGAATCAGCAAGTTGTGCATTTGCTCCTTGTAATTCTTGATTGCTAGATTCTAGTAAATGAGCATTGCTTTTAATTTCTTTAAACTGTTCTTGAATACGTCTAATCATCAAATTAAATTCGTCTGTCAAGATGCCAATTTCATCATTTGTATATTTTCTTGCAGGCTTCAAATCTTCTGAAAAGTTCATTTCTACGGATTTTTGCATAGACCTTGAAAGCTCTGTTACAGGAATAGTCATGAAAAAGGATAGGAAATAACTAAATGTAAGGCTTAAAACAACTACAATCAGTAAAGTTATTACAAATATGTTTTGAAACTCGCCCCGCATACCTTGTACACGCTTTTCTACAACTCTACTGGTTATTTCTATTAATTTTATAGCATTTTCACTATGTTCACGCATTTGAATTCTTAATCCACTACTTTTAGTATCGTTGGATAATCCTAAAGCTTTGTCAATCTCTACCATTTGCAAAAAAGCTCCTTCGTATATTTCAAGTTGAGATAAATATTCTTTGGGAATAACTGTTTTAACAGTTTGAATTTGTTTATTAAAAAGAACTATGCTCAAAGAGTCTTTTCGCATAATATAGTCTTTTTCATATCGTCTTAAGTTCAATAAAACAACTAAAGGCACCTTTTCGTTTTTTTCAAGTTCTGTAGCAATAGCTTTTAATTTACCCTCTAAACCTTCATCTTTAGTACCTCTTTCAAAATAAAATCGAACCGTTTTATTAAATTTTTTTTCGTATTCACTTAATTCATAAGATAATTGAGAAAGTTTAGAATCTACTTCAAAATCTTTAATTTCAGGTTTTTTTAACAAAATTTGGATTCTACGTTGGATGTCTTGCATCAAAGCCTTATTACGCTGATGGTATTGGCTTCTACCATTTTTAAAAAAATCGGTCTTTTGAAGTTCTTGTTCAAAAAAATCACCTTCTAATTTTACAAGTTTTAAAACATCTGTTGTAATTTCTTCGATTTGAGAGGTTACTTCTTGAATATTGTCCCTTTTACTATAAAACCAAAAACTCATACCCGCTACCAAAATAATGATGCAGGTAAAAGTAAAAAAAGCAATGAATAACTTCCTTCTTAGTTTGGTATTATTGATATACTGAAACAACATAGAAATAAAGTATGCCGTAAATATAATTTTTTATGATTTACGGCAAAGAAAATTTATGTATGATTATACAAAAAATAATATTTTTTTATACAACTAATTGTTTATGAGTTTTTTATAAAAAGACGTTATTTTTTACGCATTTGTTCTAAAAAATCCCACATTTGATTTGGCATTTCATTGAGGTCATTAAATTCACCAGCACCTTTTATCCATTCGCCACCATCTATAGTAATCACTTCTCCATTTACATAAGATGAAAAATCAGAAACTAAATAAGCAGCCAAATTAGCAAGTTCTTGATGTTCACCAACTCGTCCAAGTGGTACTCTGTGTTCAGGAGAAAGTTTTTTACCTAAATCTGTTTCTGCCAATGCAGGTGGGAATAAGCGTTCCCAAGCACCAGGCGTAGGAAATGGACCAGGAGCAATTGCATTAAATCTAATTTTATATTTTGCCCATTCTACTGCTAAAGAGCGTGTAAGAGCAAGTACACCTGCTTTTGCACAAGCTGAAGGCACTACATAACCTGAACCAGTCCATGCATAAGTGGTTACAATACTCAATACAGAAGCAGGGATTTGATTTTCTATCCAATATTTGCCCAAAGCCAAAGTACAATTATATGTTCCTTTCAGAACAATATCAACAACAGTATCAAAAGCTCTATTAGAAAGTCTTTCGGTAGGACTGATAAAATTACCAGCAGCATTGTTTACTAAACCATTGACTTTGCCAAATTTATCAATGGCAGCTTTAAGTACAGCTTCTATTTCTTCATATTTGCGTACATCGCAAGCTATGGGCAATACATTTGCATTTCCTGTTTCTTTGGTTAAAATTTGAGCAGACTCCTCTAAAACATCAAGTTTTCGACTCATAATTACGACATTTGCCCCTAATTCTAGGAAATATTTACTCATAGAGTATCCTAAACCTGTTCCTCCTCCAGTTACAATAAGCGTTTTGCCTTGAAGGCTATTTTCTTTAAGCATGGGTTGATTATACATAATAAAATATAATTTTAAAAGATTGATAAACAATGAAATAAATAGAAAACTATCCTCTGTACCTTTCTAAAAGAACTATCATCATAATTGCTAAATTGACAAGCCCTTCTTGTGATTCATCCAAAGAACCAACTTTATCCAATAAAAATCTGCGACCAAAGAATGAGGGTTGTTTTTTTAGTTCCAATATAATTTTACCACTATTGTCTTTGATTAAATATTTAGGATTGAAAAGATAACCTGTAAATATTGAAATAACTGGTATTTCATTGGCAATAGCATCTAAGACTTTTATCCAAGGGTTAGCCTCTTGTACTGTAAATAGATGTTGATCATTAAGGTCAAAAATATCGTAACTAGCTTTCCAAATAGAACGCATACCTTTACGGGCAATTTTACCAATATTCTGACCATCTTTGGTTGTAATACTATAAGTTGTATTGAAATCTAACCATTTATTTGCCTTAATTCTAAACAGTTCTTGTGAACGAGATTCATTGCTAAATACAACAACATCTTCTTTTAGTTTGAAAATTTTTTGCCTTACAAATGCTATTGAATTGCCTG
It includes:
- a CDS encoding short-chain dehydrogenase produces the protein MMYNQPMLKENSLQGKTLIVTGGGTGLGYSMSKYFLELGANVVIMSRKLDVLEESAQILTKETGNANVLPIACDVRKYEEIEAVLKAAIDKFGKVNGLVNNAAGNFISPTERLSNRAFDTVVDIVLKGTYNCTLALGKYWIENQIPASVLSIVTTYAWTGSGYVVPSACAKAGVLALTRSLAVEWAKYKIRFNAIAPGPFPTPGAWERLFPPALAETDLGKKLSPEHRVPLGRVGEHQELANLAAYLVSDFSSYVNGEVITIDGGEWIKGAGEFNDLNEMPNQMWDFLEQMRKK